A single Nocardioides bizhenqiangii DNA region contains:
- a CDS encoding long-chain-fatty-acid--CoA ligase, translated as MSTVADADTRKSWPPAVPPEPTYVEDRLNHWAEANPDGEAMTYLGRTWTWAQLHDRVHRVACALRELGVARGDVVGFLDKNHPACVEVSMAAGSIGAANAIVNWRMAGDEIDYVVNDSGAKVLFVGTELMPTVEAIRDRLPNVEKVIRVTPDGAEGDEYEALVASATPCEDGPDVVEDDVCLILYSSGTTGRPKGVMLTHRNMVQHTINAHDGWEFLPGDKSLVAMPLFHVGGSSYVLFGIHDGIPSVMTREPDAGSLAGAILAGANCTFLVPAVLAQVLQAGPDAIKLFSALRSYTYGASPMPPPLLRAAMEAWPTTDFMQVYGLTEVSGVATHLLPEEHRSAAAEGHPERLLSAGRAIPGYELRIVDPGTGADLPTGEAGEIWMRTPQLMKGYLNKPEATAEVITDDGWFRTGDVGHLDADGFLYVSDRLKDMIISGGENIYSPEVERVLSEHPAVLEVAIVGVPDDRWGESVKAFVAVREGASVAPEELIDYARERLAHYKCPKSVEIVPALPRNPTGKVLKRELRAPYWEGRERQV; from the coding sequence ATGAGCACCGTCGCCGACGCCGATACCCGCAAGTCCTGGCCCCCCGCGGTGCCGCCGGAGCCGACGTACGTCGAGGACCGGCTGAACCACTGGGCGGAGGCCAACCCGGACGGCGAGGCGATGACCTACCTCGGCCGCACCTGGACCTGGGCGCAGCTGCACGATCGGGTGCACCGCGTGGCGTGTGCGCTGCGCGAGCTGGGCGTCGCCCGCGGCGACGTCGTGGGTTTCCTCGACAAGAACCATCCCGCGTGCGTCGAGGTCAGCATGGCAGCCGGCTCGATCGGCGCCGCCAACGCGATCGTCAACTGGCGGATGGCCGGCGACGAGATCGACTACGTCGTCAACGACTCCGGCGCGAAGGTCCTCTTCGTCGGCACCGAGCTGATGCCGACGGTCGAGGCGATCCGCGACCGGCTGCCGAACGTCGAGAAGGTCATCAGGGTGACGCCGGACGGCGCCGAAGGGGACGAGTACGAGGCGCTAGTCGCCTCGGCGACGCCGTGCGAGGACGGTCCGGACGTGGTGGAGGACGACGTCTGCCTGATCCTCTACTCGTCGGGCACGACCGGCCGTCCCAAGGGCGTGATGCTCACGCACCGCAACATGGTCCAGCACACGATCAACGCCCACGACGGCTGGGAATTCCTGCCCGGCGACAAGTCGCTGGTCGCGATGCCGCTGTTCCACGTGGGCGGTTCGTCGTACGTCCTGTTCGGCATCCACGACGGCATCCCGAGCGTGATGACGCGCGAGCCGGACGCCGGGTCGCTGGCCGGCGCGATCCTCGCCGGCGCCAACTGCACGTTCCTGGTGCCGGCGGTGCTGGCGCAGGTGCTCCAAGCGGGACCGGACGCGATCAAGCTGTTCTCGGCCCTGCGCTCCTACACCTACGGCGCCTCGCCGATGCCGCCGCCGCTGCTGCGGGCGGCGATGGAGGCGTGGCCGACGACGGACTTCATGCAGGTCTACGGCCTCACGGAGGTGTCCGGGGTCGCGACCCACCTGCTGCCGGAGGAGCACCGCTCCGCCGCGGCCGAGGGCCACCCCGAGCGGCTGCTCTCCGCCGGCCGCGCGATCCCCGGGTACGAGCTGCGGATCGTCGACCCCGGCACGGGCGCGGACCTTCCGACCGGGGAGGCGGGTGAGATCTGGATGCGGACCCCGCAGCTGATGAAGGGCTATCTCAACAAGCCCGAGGCGACGGCCGAGGTCATCACCGACGACGGCTGGTTCCGGACCGGTGACGTCGGCCACCTGGACGCCGACGGCTTCCTCTACGTCTCCGACCGGCTGAAGGACATGATCATCAGCGGCGGGGAGAACATCTACTCCCCCGAGGTCGAGCGGGTCCTCTCGGAGCACCCGGCCGTGCTGGAGGTCGCGATCGTCGGCGTGCCCGACGATCGGTGGGGTGAGTCGGTCAAGGCGTTCGTCGCCGTGAGGGAAGGCGCCTCCGTCGCACCCGAGGAGCTCATCGACTACGCCCGTGAGCGACTGGCCCACTACAAGTGCCCCAAGAGCGTCGAGATCGTCCCGGCGCTCCCCCGCAACCCGACCGGCAAGGTGCTGAAGCGCGAGCTGAGGGCGCCGTACTGGGAAGGTCGCGAGCGCCAGGTCTGA
- a CDS encoding HAD family hydrolase encodes MTSDAVTGVVWDLGNVLIDWDPRAAVAAGMGDVEADRFFDGFDFAAWNQSCDAGRPWSEALAELEHTRSEWFEHGRAYHRHFAASLTRELSDTVALVHELHAAGVPQVGLTNWSAELWPHAPARFEFLGLLEDVVVSGVVGLAKPDPAIYRLAAERCGLPPGSLVFVDDKAANVAAAEGVGMHGRVFAGADRLRTELRALGLPV; translated from the coding sequence GTGACCTCGGACGCGGTGACCGGGGTCGTCTGGGACTTGGGCAACGTCCTCATCGACTGGGACCCGAGGGCGGCAGTGGCCGCCGGCATGGGCGACGTGGAAGCAGACCGGTTCTTCGACGGCTTCGACTTCGCAGCGTGGAACCAGAGCTGTGACGCGGGCCGCCCGTGGTCGGAGGCGCTCGCCGAGCTCGAGCACACCCGATCCGAGTGGTTCGAGCACGGCCGGGCCTACCACCGGCACTTCGCGGCGTCGCTGACCCGAGAGCTGTCCGACACGGTCGCGCTCGTGCACGAGCTGCACGCGGCAGGCGTGCCCCAGGTCGGGCTGACCAACTGGTCAGCCGAGCTCTGGCCGCACGCGCCCGCCCGCTTCGAGTTCCTCGGGCTGCTCGAGGACGTCGTGGTGTCCGGCGTGGTCGGTCTCGCGAAGCCGGATCCGGCGATCTACCGGCTGGCGGCCGAGCGGTGCGGACTGCCGCCCGGCTCGCTGGTGTTCGTCGACGACAAGGCGGCCAACGTCGCAGCGGCTGAGGGCGTCGGGATGCACGGCCGGGTCTTCGCCGGCGCCGACCGGCTCCGGACGGAGCTGCGGGCGCTCGGTCTCCCGGTCTGA
- a CDS encoding S1C family serine protease gives MTISAPPSYPPLSPPPSAPPPPQRAPRPRRGGFAAAVLAGALVVGGGAGLGGAALWSALDDDGAAGDGGGTTSAPLQVADTGDGSADPAAEGSVEEVANKVLPSVVALDVTAGGTGGSGSGVVLTEDGLILTNDHVVTLAGAADPETAEVTVSFADGSTTTGEVVGTDPLTDTALVQAHDVSGLTPVTLGKSADLDVGEQVVAIGSPYGLDSTVTSGIVSALDRPVEVARDENGNTTAYPAIQTDAAINHGNSGGALVNMDGQLVGINASIRTPDGSDPNSGSIGLGFAIPIDEVVPIVEQLRNGETPTHARLGIEIGDGEAGAVVRSIEDGSAAARAGIREGDVITRVDDHAIDSAGSLVATIRSYRPDDQVTITYLRGGDQETTELQLGSDAA, from the coding sequence ATGACGATCTCCGCACCGCCGTCGTACCCACCACTGTCGCCGCCCCCGAGTGCGCCGCCGCCGCCCCAGAGAGCTCCGCGTCCGCGTCGCGGTGGGTTCGCAGCGGCGGTGCTGGCCGGCGCGTTGGTGGTCGGCGGCGGTGCGGGACTGGGCGGCGCGGCGTTGTGGTCCGCGCTGGATGACGACGGTGCAGCCGGTGACGGCGGCGGTACGACGTCCGCGCCGCTCCAGGTCGCCGACACGGGGGACGGATCTGCTGATCCGGCCGCCGAGGGCAGTGTCGAGGAGGTGGCGAACAAGGTGCTTCCGTCGGTCGTCGCCCTCGACGTGACCGCCGGCGGAACGGGCGGCAGCGGGTCGGGTGTGGTGCTGACCGAGGACGGCCTCATCCTCACCAACGACCACGTCGTGACGCTGGCCGGCGCGGCGGACCCCGAGACCGCCGAGGTGACGGTGTCCTTCGCCGACGGTTCGACCACCACGGGCGAGGTCGTCGGCACCGACCCTTTGACCGACACCGCCCTGGTGCAGGCCCACGACGTCTCCGGGCTGACGCCCGTGACGCTCGGCAAGTCGGCCGACCTCGACGTGGGCGAGCAGGTCGTGGCGATCGGCTCGCCGTACGGCCTCGACTCGACGGTCACCAGCGGCATCGTGAGCGCCCTCGACCGCCCGGTCGAGGTGGCGCGCGACGAGAACGGCAACACCACGGCCTACCCCGCGATCCAGACCGACGCCGCGATCAACCACGGCAACAGCGGTGGCGCGCTCGTCAACATGGACGGCCAGCTGGTCGGCATCAACGCCTCGATCCGCACGCCCGACGGCAGCGACCCCAACTCCGGCTCGATCGGGCTCGGGTTCGCCATCCCGATCGATGAGGTGGTCCCGATCGTCGAGCAGCTGCGCAACGGCGAGACGCCCACGCACGCGCGGCTCGGCATCGAGATCGGCGACGGAGAAGCCGGCGCCGTCGTCCGCTCGATCGAGGACGGATCCGCCGCCGCGAGAGCAGGCATCCGGGAGGGCGACGTGATCACCCGGGTCGACGACCACGCCATCGACAGCGCGGGATCCCTCGTCGCCACCATCCGGTCCTACCGTCCTGACGACCAGGTCACGATCACCTACCTGCGCGGTGGCGACCAGGAGACGACCGAGCTGCAGCTCGGGTCCGACGCCGCCTGA